In Anthocerotibacter panamensis C109, the sequence TAGACCCCCTGTCGTCGAGGTGTCATCGGCTACATAAACAGTATCCACACCCGGAACTTGTGGGCTCAAGTCCGCAAAGAAAAAGGCATAGGGGCTTCCGGTGAGGGGGAAACCGGGCAGGTTAGTAATCGTCTGGCCCGCTGCGGTAGGCGTCCCCGTCCCAACTGTCCCCAGCCGCACTGCCGACCCTGAACTCGTGGAAGTGTAGAGTTGGCTGTTAAAAATATTGAGCTGACGTAGGTTGGTGACCGTCGTGCTGATTTGTGTAGAAGTCGTCGCCCCGAGCGTCGTGGCGCGAATGCCCCCCGCCCCGCCCGTAAACCAAATATTCGCCCCGTCGGTGCTCGTAGCGCTACGAGGGTTGTTGCCAGTGGACCCGTCCGTCAGGGCTGTAGTCGTATCGATATTCCCGCTCGCATCGACGCGACCCACCACCCGATTGACCGTCACTGAGGCAGTCCCCGAAAGGCTCACAGGACTTGGTAGCACGGAGTCATAACCCGTCAAAAACAAAAAGCGCTGGTCCGCCGAAGGAGCCAATAAGCCTTCCGAAGTCGCCGTACCACTGGCTACCAGCCGCCGATTCGGGCCACTGGAAGTCGTAGGTAGCGCAAGGGATTGCACCAAAACTCCAGCGGGGGTGTACTCATCCAAAAATACCGGGTTACCAGTGTTGATCAGGCTGCCCACCCCGTCGCCCACCCGATAGACCACGAGATTCCCAGGGGTCAAAGGGGCCGCGTGCGTCGGTAAACCTAACAGCAAAAAGGGCAATATACCGCCCCAAGCAGGCATCGATATAGGAGAAACGTTCAGAGTTCCCGTGTACTTTCTTGAGGCAGGGCCTTTAGGGTCTAGCCAGTTATACAAAGAAAGCGCCAAAAATTTTGTGCAGCGCTGGAGGCGAAGAAGAGCGCAGGAAACTTTCATCTTTGTAGAACACCAAATAAGCCTGAGTAACCTTAAGGGCCTGAGATTAACGGCAGAATAGCCAGGGATTAAAGATCGATTAAGAGACAAGCAGTCTCTAAGTACGTGGTTGTTTTGCGTCTGATTATTGCGCGATTATTGGCAAAAGATGCCCGTTTTCATGACAAATTCGCTATGAAAACGGGCGGTCTTGTCGTGGCTAGGGGCAGACAGGGAGGACTTGGAATTTGGTAGTACTCGCTGTCCGACCTGTGGCAGTCCGTAGCTGGATTGTACCCGTGCGCGCCCCGGCGGGGACCGTAGTCGAGAGCTGCGTATCGCTGAGGACCGTGAAGGGAGCTACTTGATTTCTAAAGAACGCCACTGCCGTCGTCCCGGTAAAGCCCGAGCCGGTGAGGGTCACCGCTGTAACCGCTTGACCGCAGACTGGGCTGAAGCTGGTAATAGCAGGCGCAGGTACCGGGAAGGTGAAGCGGGCCACAATGGGGTCGTGGTCGCTGGCAGGGTTGGGGAACTCGTTATTGAAGTGGACGAAGTCCGACTCAGGCGGGTTCGGGTTGATGGTGAAGAGCGCATTCGTGACCAGGAGATTGTCCAGAACTTGAGCATTGCCCTCAAAGTTGAAGCTGGAGCGGTCGGGGAAGGGCACCCTTTCGGCGAGGTTGATCAGCTCAGAACCCCTGAGTACCGTGAGGGGAGTCGAGAACTCAAAGTCGTTGAGGTCACCTAACACAATGACCTTGGCTTGGGGGTCCACCGTCAGGATGTTTTGGACAAACCCGTTGACAATCGTCGCCTGCTGAATCCGCTGGGGCTCGGAAGCCAAGGTGGGGGGCTGGAGGTGTCCAAAGAGGGGCAAATCGCCGCCTTTGGAATTGAAGTGATTATCGATCACAAAGATCTGCTGCCCGAGGAAAGAAAACTCCCCGACGAGCGGCTTGCGGCTGCTGTTAAAAGCCGGGTTGAGCGGGTCGATGCGTCCGGGGCTGTAGAGTAACGCAGGTCCGGTGGGCGTGCTCAGGATTTGGTTGGCATTGGTAGAAGTCCCACCGGGGCGGTCCACAAAGCTTACCCGATTGGGGTTGAAGAGGAAGACCACACGGATGTTGCCACCGGGTTGTCCACCGTCCTGGTTATTGACAGGATTGATCTGCCGGAACTGATAGTTTGGCCCGCCTACTGCTGCGATCCGGTTAAGGAGGATGCTCAGGGTTTGGTCTGCGTCCACGACCCCGTCATTGGTTGCCCCGGTGCTGTCCTGGATCTCTTGGAGGCCGAGAATATCTGGGGAGCGTAGGCGGTTGACAATGAGGTCGGCAAGGCGGACAAAACGATCGCCGTTGGGGTCCGACACCGCCGTTGGGTTGAGGTTTTCCAGGTTAAAAGAGGCGACTGTGAGCTGATTGGAGGTCGGGGCCAAAGCCGTGGTCTCTGGAGTTAAACCGCCCGGTGTAACCGTCAGGGGTTCTCCGATGAGAAGCTCAAAGTTGCTGAAGCTATAGCCCAAAACCCCGGTTACCGTTCCGAGGCCATCGCCTACGGTGACGGAAGGATTTTGGAATACAGCCGTGTCCAATTCGTCGATTTGCAGGCGTTCAGGGTTGAAGTCTCCGGCGCTGATATTGATGCCGCCTTGCGCATTGTTGCCTGTCGCTGCGTTGCCCACAGCGAAGATTTCTCCAAAGGCGCTGGTGGTACTGACAGCGCGGGCGTTGGGTAGCTGTACGCGCATCCCCTCTAGGCTCTCCCAGAAATCTATCCCGTCGCGCGTAGGGTCAAAGGTGCCTGCGGTTTCGATATCAATCGTCGAAGTGGAGTCCGCATTGATAACTGCTGTCGGCGCGGTCCGGTCTACGCCCAAAACAATGGGAGCAGGCAAGGGAGCACTGCCCAATCTGGTGACCGTCGGGCTGGTGATCTGAGTAAGTGTCAGGTCGTTGGCGCGATTGTTGCGGAACTCCGAAACCGTACCTGTGACCTGGACTGAATCCCCGACGACTACCGTCGGAGCGGTGCTGGTGAAGACGAAAATGCCTTCGGAGGTGGCAGGGTCGCTATCTGGATTGGGGTCTTGCATGAAAAAGCCATTGGAGCGGACGCCCGTGACCACTCCAGGGACATTATTAACGGTCTGACTATTAAAAGGCGAGATATGACCCGCGCCTTGGATCTGGCGGATGAGGGTGCCCTGACCGGTGACACTGACGGCAATCGTGCACATCGCGGTCTGGGGGGTGGCGTTGGTGTTGGTGAAGGTCAGCGTAACGTTGAACGTCCCTGAGGCGGTGTTGCTCGCCACATTTAAAGTAGCCGTAGCCGTACCGCCAATCGCGCTCGCCGGAGTCACCCCGCTCAGGCTGATGCCCGGAACGGCTGGGCTGGTAAGGGCAATGCTGGTCACAGTTCCGTCGGCATCCGTGGCACTGACTAAAGCTGAGGTGGCTGTACCGGCTGGGGTGCTCAGGTTGGCGGGGCAGGTGGTGACGATGGGCTGGTTAGCTGGCTGACCGTTGCGTAGGCCATTGATAAAAGCGGTATTGGCTCCGCCGTTGGGCAGGCCCAAAGAACCAGGACTGTTGACCTGATAGTTGGCGGTACTATCGATCTCGTTCGCACCGCCTGTAAATTCAACGTTAGCCCCGTTATTGGGAGCTGCGATACGGACCCGAGAGGCAGCAGCAAAAGCCCCACCGCCGGTAGCAGGCCAAGCAATCGAGTCTACAGAGGTCGTCCCGGTGTTGGTCGTGTCCACCCAAGCAACATCAGCACTGGCAAAGTCCCCGCCCGCCGCAACCGTGGTCAGGAAGCTGCCCCCCACCTGTAGCAGAATATTCCAGTTGCCATCTGTACCCCCCGCCACCGGATTGTAGGTCGTGTCCTGGGTGGGGATAGCGGTTGTCCCCCCGATGGCAATAACAGTTCCTGCTGGAAAAACCGAAGCAATGCTATTGAGATTATTGAAGCGATAGGCCGCAAATTTGGCCGCAGTAGCACTGGTAGAATCTCCCACCAGATAGGTATTGAGCTGAGTCGCCGTGAGATCTTGGGTCAGGAGTAGCTCGATATATTCGGTGTTGGTGAATTGCCCATCCCGCCGAAATTCATTGATGAGTACCTGAGCCGAGGCAGAAGTCGCCAAGAGCCCTTGAGCAAAAGCAAAACTCGAAAGGCCAAGCGCCAGTAGTTTCAAGCGTTTCAGGGAACGAACGCGCAGCGGTTTCATAAAAGGACGTACCAAAAATTCTTCGTAAATATACTGGTTTGAGATTAAAAGCAGGGTGGGTTCACCTTAAGGGAACATTAAAAAGATAAGATTTCTAGGTCTTCTATTTTTGAAAGCTACGCAATCTTAACCAGTACTTAGACTTGGGCAAGTATGGTAAAGGCGCAACATTCAGGAGATGTTCTGCCTTCCAGCTCACGCCTGGAGGGTTTTTTATTGCGCAATCACGCGCACTCCTGGGCAAGACAGTCCTAGTGTTAGGGTAGATGGACCACGATTTTCATAGGTCTATGCGCAGTGTTGAGCCTCTTACTCCTATCCCTAAGACCCACCACCCCAGCCTCGGGGCGACCCTCTTTAATCATCTCGGAGCCCTCAAGTACCGGGATTACCGTTTGTTTTGGTTTAGTGCGTTCATCTCTAATGTGGGCAGTTGGATCCAGGTAGTGGCTCAGGGGTGGCTGGTCCTACAACTGAGCAATTCTCCTTTTTGGCTGGGAGTAGTGGGTTTTGCCGGGGGGTTGCCTGCTTTATTTTTCTCCCTGTTGGGCGGTATTCTAGCGGACCGCTTTGACCGGCGCACGCTTCTGGTGACCACGCAGGCGGTGCAGATGGCGATGGCTTTGCTCCTCGGTTGGCTCACGGCTACGGGTGGGGTCACGATTCTTGGGGTGGCAGTGCTGGCGTTTAGCTCAGGGTTGGCGATGGCTTTGAGTGGACCGGCTTATCAGACTATGGCCCGCGATCTCGCTGGGGATGAGTTTACCAGCGCCATTGCCCTCAATTCGACCCAATTTAATTTGGCCCGTGTCCTGGGTCCATCGCTAGCGGCGATACTCCTGGCGACCTTGGGGGCAGCGGATTGTTTTTATATCAATGGCGTGAGCTATTTAGCGGTTATCGGGACTTTATTTTTGCTGCGCCTACCCCGGCAACCCCTGCCTAGTGGCATGTCCTTTCGCTGTAGTTTGCTGGAAGCCTTTCGCTATGTGCGCGAGACGCCTGCGGTCCAGTATCTACTTTTGATTGTGGCAGTGAGCAGTATGTTTGCCATGCCGTACCTCAATTTCCTCCCGATCTTCGCCCAAGACATCCTCAAGGCGGGTCCGACGGGTCTGGGGTGGATGACTGGAGCAGTCGGGGTCGGGGCGGTGGTGGGTTCGCTGGTGATTGCGGATCAAGGCGAACGCTTGGGCAAAGGACGTATCCTCTTTATCGGTTCTTTGGGGTTGGCTTTGAGTCTGACGGGGTTTGCCCTCTCGACGAACTTCTTCTTATCTTTGGGGTTGCTCATGGGGATGGGCGCTTCGATAGTCGGGCAGGTCACTATCGTCAACACCCTCTTGCAATCCATGGTGCCGGACCAGTTGCGCGGGCGGGTGCTCAGTATGTTTAGCCTTGCTTTTATGGGAGTGTTGCCGTTGGGTAATCTGCTCAGTGGTTTTGTCGCAGAATACATAGGTGTAGCTCTGACGCTAGCCCTGGGGGCGGGATTGGTCGGCATCTACGCCCTAACAGCTTTTGGACGGCACCCGGAGATGCTCAAGTATTAGCGGTCCCGTTCGCAAGTAGCGCAAGGCTCTGCTGCTGAACCAAAGCGGTCTATGAACCGTACACTGGGTATAGTGTGAGGAAAAATCTCGATGTCTTCAACCCTGCCCGAGACGCAAAGGTTACAGGTTCAGGATTTACATGTAATCAATACCTATGCTCAAGACATCCGCCTCGGTCTCACCAGTATTCCCAAGTTCCTACAGCCCAAATACTTCTATGACGCAACCGGTTCGCGGTTATTTGAGGCGATCTGCGGTCTGCCCGAATACTACCCCACGCGCACCGAGACTAGTATTTTGGAGCGCGTAGCCCGTGAAATTTTTCAGAAAACGGGACCGTGCGACTTGCTGGAGTTGGGGTCAGGGAGTTCCACCAAAACGACGTTACTCCTTGATGCTCTTGACCAGCTCAACTATCCCATGGTCTATCTGCCCGTCGATGTCAGCCGGACCATGCTGATCAGCAGCGCCCAACAGCTCTCAAGGCGCTATCCCCGCCTCAGGATTCATGCTTTGGTCGCTGATTATGAACAAGTCTGGACTCAACTTCCCCCCGCCGAATTGAGCAACCGCATGGTGGTTTTTTTGGGCAGTACTTTAGGGAACTTTTCGGCGCTGGAATGTGAGCGCTTCTTAGGGAAAATAGCCGGGGCGCTCCAGTCGGGGGATTATTTCCTGTTGGGGGTGGACCTGCGTAAGCCGGTCCCCATCCTCGAAGCAGCCTATGATGACCGTCAGGGCGTGACGGCAGCTTTTAACCTCAACCTACTCCAACGACTAAATCGGGACTTTGACGGCAACTTTGATCTAGAACAGTTCGAGCATTGGGCTTTTTATAATCCCAAGCTTCATCAGATCGAGATGCACTTGAGAAGTCGGATCGCCCAAACGGTAACCCTTCCTAGCTTGGAATTAGAGGTCGCTTTTGCCACTGGGGAGACCATTCACACGGAGTCTTCGCGCAAATTCGACCGGGAGGGCTTGGAGTCCTTGCTCACGAGCCTTGGTCTCACGCCCCTTCAAAGCTGGCAAGACCCCCAGAATTGGTTTAGCTTGATCCTGTGCACCCGTGTTTAAGGTGGACTGTGGCGAGGAGTCTTTAGGACTAGTGGACGGGTCTTTGGACTAAACGGACTTAAAATCCGTGTCATTGACCGCTTAGGGCGAAGTGTCGTCCGTGTGATCTGCTGTACTTGAACTCCCATAGGAATAAATCGCCGGGGGCACGTCAGAGCAGGGTGGCTCAGTCTGTAAGCACTCCTCTAAAGCAGAAAGGGTCTGTCCTTCATACTGGTTAATTTGGCTTGTAGCCCAGGCGACTGCCTCAGCCCGCTCTTCAGCATTGAGGTGAGCGGCAAGGGAGCGTAGTACAGCGATAGTTTGTTCGTTATTGATAATAAACTCAACTGTCATCGCATCCATGGACATGTCTAACCCCTCTGCATCCTCCTCGGTAGGTGGTGGCGCGTGGTGACGTATTTCAGCATCCAGTCGGTCCACTTTTGCTATGTCAGCAAGGTCAGCCGTTAAAAGTATCAACGGAACCAGAGCTTCGGGCGGAGCAGGCGGGGCTTTTTCGGGATGCTCCTGATAAAATTGACGGTCTTCTATAAGAAAGCGGTAGGCATGGAGCAGTAACCTTCGCCAATCCCGTAATCCTCTATCAATCTCCCGACAGACCACATGCCGCCTTGCCCAACGCTCAAAGTCAATCGCTACCTGCTCTCCCACCTCCTGAGCAAGACGACGCAATACCCCAGTTATTACCTCGCGGGCGATATGCGCCTCCAATCCCGGAACATACCCTAACCCTGCATTTGCCTGATAAAAAGCCTCAAACTCTTGATCTGCTTGGGCATGGAGCGGGATTAGGACTTCCGGGTGCTCCACGATAGCTTGAGGTAGACCCAAGCGGGGCAAAAAGGGCTTAACCCACGGTAAAGAGGGTAGCTGTAGGGCACTTAGCCACGCAAGCTTCGTGCTAGCACCGTCACGCCACAAAGGAATATCCGTCATCTGCTTCTCCTAGCATTAGTTCGGTGAAATTCATCATGAGCCCTGCTAAATCTGCTCAGACTTGGGCTTGATTAACGCCAGTAAAACCGGAATCTGCACCGCAGTCAGCCCGATTAAGGCTAGTTTAGTAGCAGGCTCCGGGTCAATTAGCGCTGCTACAATCACCCCTGCTAGAAATACTGAGATCCCCAGAACTTCCAGCACCTTCAAAACTTGCTCTGCCAAGGACTGTTGAGCCTCCGGTAGGCTAGTAAATTGGCGTGGTTGCTTGGGCGGGTCTTGGTCTGCCCATTTTGCTGCTGTCTCGATAACATTGCGCACCCGCTCAGGTAAGCCTTGACCAATGAAGTCCCCACATTTTTTGTTAAACCACTCGTTCAGGCGCTTCGCAAGTCCCCCTCGGTCACTGTTGTACCGCTTCACATGCCCTTCCCACGAGCCGTATCGCGGGTGGGCTTGTTTCAGCGTCTGATGTTTGGTGTAGAGTTCATGTTCGTCCACCAGCAAGTCCTCGTGGCGCTCTATTAGTCCCCGCTTCAGGTCTACTCCCTGGAAGGCTTCTCCCTCCACATGATGCGCTGCCTCACCAAACAAGAAACTCAAAATCTCGCCTAAGAGCCGCTCACACTCCGGGTCCGGTCCTCCTCCCGGTTGTGCTGCTACCTGCCGCTGTACCGTGATACCCGTCAGTAACTCCCGGATAGCCGTAGTCCGAGGCTCCTCTTGTACAGACTGTTCTCTCGCTGCACAGACGGGACAAGGATCTTGCTGTGTGGCTTCCTTGGTCTGCTCCTGTCGTTGGACTTCCGCCCTGACAGATGGAATCTGGATAGGAGATAGTCTACGCTCACCGGACGCGGGCTCACCGGGTACTTGCTGAAAAGGGTGATTGGTGAGCAAATCATCGATTATTGAGCGGTAGACGGGCATGGGTGGCTCAGCTTCCACGGGCTGCGCTTGAACCACCGGCGGTCTAAACGTGGAAGTCTTGCGCGGCTGCGAGATGTGGTCGGAGGAAGGCTTGGGAATACGTAACTCGTAGATAGACATTTTTACTCTTAAGCATTGGCTGCTTCAGGGTGATTAGTAGACTTAGGATCACTATGGGGATTGGGTTTCAGGTGGAAGCATAGACGTTCAGCACTCTAGAAATCCATGAGAGATTATACCGAGGAGCAATAGTAGGAAACGCCCCCCCGCCCTACCCTAGCGGGCACAAGCAATTACCTGTCCTCCGTAGGGGGATGGGGAGCCCGAGCCAACATTGCTCCCCTCCCCCAATAATGGGGTAAGGGCTGGGGATTGGGAGTTTTTACGGCTCAAAGAGGACTGCTAGATAGCGCTCTTTACCCTCATGCCTATGCATATTATTTCTACTGCTTTGTCCCTTATCCTCATGCCTGCGCATATTATTTCTGCTGCTTCGTCCCTTATCCTCATGCCTGCGCATATTATCCCTGTACCTGAGTATATTGTCTCTGCGCTTGCATATATACTGCTATTGGCAAGAGATAAGGTGCACTACCCTGTGCCTATAATCTCCTAGTCAGCATCCTAAAAATCCTACCCTAAGGGGAGTATCCTATGGCTAAAGACCAGACTAAGCGGCTCAAGCCTGACATCTTGCAGACTGACCGCCAAACCCTCGCCGCCCTCCAAGGCATTCCCGAATACAATCCCAGCAATCAGACCTACACCGCCGCCCTTCTTCAAAAAGCCTTGGATGAAATGACTACTGCGACCATTACCTTAGTACAAGCCCAAGCCGCCCTTGACCGGGCGCGGGATGAAGCCACCGCTAAAGAATGGGGTTTTCATAATCTGAT encodes:
- the egtD gene encoding L-histidine N(alpha)-methyltransferase, with the translated sequence MSSTLPETQRLQVQDLHVINTYAQDIRLGLTSIPKFLQPKYFYDATGSRLFEAICGLPEYYPTRTETSILERVAREIFQKTGPCDLLELGSGSSTKTTLLLDALDQLNYPMVYLPVDVSRTMLISSAQQLSRRYPRLRIHALVADYEQVWTQLPPAELSNRMVVFLGSTLGNFSALECERFLGKIAGALQSGDYFLLGVDLRKPVPILEAAYDDRQGVTAAFNLNLLQRLNRDFDGNFDLEQFEHWAFYNPKLHQIEMHLRSRIAQTVTLPSLELEVAFATGETIHTESSRKFDREGLESLLTSLGLTPLQSWQDPQNWFSLILCTRV
- a CDS encoding MFS transporter — encoded protein: MRSVEPLTPIPKTHHPSLGATLFNHLGALKYRDYRLFWFSAFISNVGSWIQVVAQGWLVLQLSNSPFWLGVVGFAGGLPALFFSLLGGILADRFDRRTLLVTTQAVQMAMALLLGWLTATGGVTILGVAVLAFSSGLAMALSGPAYQTMARDLAGDEFTSAIALNSTQFNLARVLGPSLAAILLATLGAADCFYINGVSYLAVIGTLFLLRLPRQPLPSGMSFRCSLLEAFRYVRETPAVQYLLLIVAVSSMFAMPYLNFLPIFAQDILKAGPTGLGWMTGAVGVGAVVGSLVIADQGERLGKGRILFIGSLGLALSLTGFALSTNFFLSLGLLMGMGASIVGQVTIVNTLLQSMVPDQLRGRVLSMFSLAFMGVLPLGNLLSGFVAEYIGVALTLALGAGLVGIYALTAFGRHPEMLKY
- a CDS encoding endonuclease/exonuclease/phosphatase family protein, with amino-acid sequence MKPLRVRSLKRLKLLALGLSSFAFAQGLLATSASAQVLINEFRRDGQFTNTEYIELLLTQDLTATQLNTYLVGDSTSATAAKFAAYRFNNLNSIASVFPAGTVIAIGGTTAIPTQDTTYNPVAGGTDGNWNILLQVGGSFLTTVAAGGDFASADVAWVDTTNTGTTSVDSIAWPATGGGAFAAASRVRIAAPNNGANVEFTGGANEIDSTANYQVNSPGSLGLPNGGANTAFINGLRNGQPANQPIVTTCPANLSTPAGTATSALVSATDADGTVTSIALTSPAVPGISLSGVTPASAIGGTATATLNVASNTASGTFNVTLTFTNTNATPQTAMCTIAVSVTGQGTLIRQIQGAGHISPFNSQTVNNVPGVVTGVRSNGFFMQDPNPDSDPATSEGIFVFTSTAPTVVVGDSVQVTGTVSEFRNNRANDLTLTQITSPTVTRLGSAPLPAPIVLGVDRTAPTAVINADSTSTIDIETAGTFDPTRDGIDFWESLEGMRVQLPNARAVSTTSAFGEIFAVGNAATGNNAQGGINISAGDFNPERLQIDELDTAVFQNPSVTVGDGLGTVTGVLGYSFSNFELLIGEPLTVTPGGLTPETTALAPTSNQLTVASFNLENLNPTAVSDPNGDRFVRLADLIVNRLRSPDILGLQEIQDSTGATNDGVVDADQTLSILLNRIAAVGGPNYQFRQINPVNNQDGGQPGGNIRVVFLFNPNRVSFVDRPGGTSTNANQILSTPTGPALLYSPGRIDPLNPAFNSSRKPLVGEFSFLGQQIFVIDNHFNSKGGDLPLFGHLQPPTLASEPQRIQQATIVNGFVQNILTVDPQAKVIVLGDLNDFEFSTPLTVLRGSELINLAERVPFPDRSSFNFEGNAQVLDNLLVTNALFTINPNPPESDFVHFNNEFPNPASDHDPIVARFTFPVPAPAITSFSPVCGQAVTAVTLTGSGFTGTTAVAFFRNQVAPFTVLSDTQLSTTVPAGARTGTIQLRTATGRTASTTKFQVLPVCP